A single region of the Streptomyces vilmorinianum genome encodes:
- a CDS encoding Gfo/Idh/MocA family protein has product MNDNAPRTPSRRSVLRTTAGVAGAGIGIGAVGAGPAEAAAPEAAEAAVTAVTADDTTGTPPRRGATMAGIPFEGRSTVRVGIVGLGNRGASMIDLFLTLPGVRVVALCDPVKAKTERAAAKVVAAGQPSPAVYTHGEDDYENLCKRSDLDFVYVATPWEVHFEMARAAMLNGKHVGVECPVAMRMEDLWELVDLSEQTRRHCMQLENCCYGRNEMRVLRMAHAGKFGDLLHGAGAYNHDLRELMFSPTYYEGPWRRLWHTRLRGDLYPNHGFGPVANYMDVNRGDRVTSISSFGTPALGLAQYRAEKMPPGDPSWKETYIESDRTISLVQTAKGRLIRLEHDVSTPHPYSRINSLGGTRGVFEDYPARIYLEPDHQGHQWGDFAAYATEFDHWLWKEHANPPGGHGGMDYIMIFRLMQCMRLGLVPDFDVYDAATWTAPVPLSHASIKAKGAPQAIPDFTRGEWKKTRSGVDSAKPA; this is encoded by the coding sequence ATGAACGACAACGCACCGCGGACGCCGAGTCGCCGCTCCGTCCTGCGGACCACGGCCGGTGTCGCGGGAGCGGGCATCGGCATCGGCGCCGTGGGCGCCGGCCCGGCCGAAGCCGCCGCGCCCGAGGCGGCCGAGGCTGCCGTCACAGCCGTCACGGCGGACGACACCACCGGGACACCCCCGCGCAGAGGCGCCACCATGGCCGGCATCCCCTTCGAGGGACGCTCCACCGTGCGCGTCGGGATCGTCGGCCTCGGCAACCGGGGCGCCAGCATGATCGACCTCTTCCTCACCCTCCCCGGGGTGCGGGTGGTCGCGCTGTGCGACCCCGTGAAGGCGAAGACGGAGCGGGCCGCCGCCAAGGTCGTCGCCGCCGGGCAGCCCTCCCCCGCCGTGTACACCCACGGCGAGGACGACTACGAGAACCTCTGCAAGCGCTCCGACCTCGACTTCGTCTATGTGGCCACCCCCTGGGAGGTCCACTTCGAGATGGCGCGGGCGGCGATGCTGAACGGCAAGCACGTCGGCGTCGAGTGTCCCGTCGCGATGCGGATGGAGGACCTGTGGGAGCTGGTCGACCTCTCCGAGCAGACCCGCCGCCACTGCATGCAGCTCGAGAACTGCTGTTACGGCCGTAACGAGATGCGGGTCCTGCGGATGGCGCACGCGGGCAAGTTCGGCGATCTGCTGCACGGCGCGGGGGCGTACAACCACGATCTGCGCGAGCTGATGTTCTCTCCCACGTACTACGAAGGTCCCTGGCGCCGGCTCTGGCACACCCGGCTGCGGGGCGACCTCTACCCGAACCACGGCTTCGGACCGGTCGCCAACTACATGGACGTCAACCGCGGTGACCGGGTGACGAGCATCAGCAGCTTCGGGACGCCCGCGCTCGGCCTTGCCCAGTACCGGGCCGAGAAGATGCCCCCGGGCGACCCGAGCTGGAAGGAGACGTACATCGAGAGCGACCGGACGATCAGTCTCGTCCAGACGGCGAAGGGCCGCCTCATCCGTCTGGAGCACGACGTCTCGACGCCGCACCCCTACAGCCGGATCAACAGTCTGGGCGGCACGCGGGGGGTGTTCGAGGACTACCCGGCCCGTATCTACCTGGAGCCGGACCACCAGGGACATCAGTGGGGGGACTTCGCCGCGTACGCCACCGAGTTCGACCACTGGCTCTGGAAGGAGCACGCCAATCCGCCGGGCGGGCACGGCGGGATGGACTACATCATGATCTTCCGGTTGATGCAGTGCATGCGCCTCGGGCTCGTCCCCGACTTCGACGTGTACGACGCGGCGACCTGGACGGCCCCGGTGCCGCTCAGCCATGCCTCGATCAAGGCGAAGGGCGCGCCGCAGGCGATCCCGGACTTCACCCGCGGTGAGTGGAAGAAGACCCGGTCGGGCGTGGACTCGGCCAAGCCGGCCTGA
- a CDS encoding FAD-binding and (Fe-S)-binding domain-containing protein: MPLLEPNPQALRPGTKRSPAPDRVPDLQSRGTPRRLREELAALLGPEKVLSKISDLVRYASDASPYRFVPQVVVVAEDVDDISAVLSYARGKGREVVFRAAGTSLNGQAQGEDILVDVRRHWVGVEVLDDGARARIRPGTTVVRANAALARHGRVLGPDPASAVACTIGGVVANNASGMTAGTTRNSYRTVASLTFVLPSGTVVDTGDPTADAELARAEPRLCEGLLAIKAEIEADEELVRRVRAKYALKNTNGYRLDAFLDGATPVEILRGLMVGSEGTFGFISEVVFDTLPLDRRVSTALLFFPSLPAAAAAVPRFNDAGAIAVELMDGNTLRASVSVAGVPADWAELPRETAALLVEFRAPDTATQEAYEQAAAEVLDDLELVAPVASVANAFTRDPGTIAGYWKARKAFVTAVGGSRPSGTTLITEDFAVPPARLAEACADLLDLQSRHGFDAAVAGHAAHGNLHFLLAFDAADPSDVERYAAFMDEFCKLTVERFDGSLKAEHATGRNIAPFLELEWGPKATELMWRIKEVIDPEGVLAPRIVLDRDPQAHLRGLKTIPRVEAVADPCIECGFCEPTCPSHDLTTTPRQRIVLRREMMRQSDGSPVEASLLQSYGYDAVDTCAGDSTCRLACPVGIDTGAMMRDFRHRRHSRREERLAALTARNFRAVEASARLAVAAAHRIGDRVGDRLLESVTGLARKAVRPDLVPEWLPEVPGAAARRLPRTHRPAAVAVYYPACVNRIFGGPEGLRGPSLPEAVVALSGRAGRPVWIPDDVAGTCCATIWHSKGYERGNEVMANRIVEAAWGWTAGGRLPLVVDASSCTLGIAHEVVPYLTDDNRELHAELTVLDSLVWAADELLPRLEVRRTVGSAVVHPTCSMRHLGDEEQLTALARACAEEVVVPDDAGCCAFAGDRGMLHPELTASATAREAAQVTERPFDVHLSANRMCEIGMDRATGRSYQSVLLALERATRP, translated from the coding sequence ATGCCACTGCTGGAGCCGAACCCGCAGGCCCTGCGTCCCGGTACGAAGCGGAGTCCGGCCCCCGACCGGGTCCCCGACCTGCAGTCCCGCGGCACACCACGCAGACTGCGGGAGGAGCTGGCGGCGCTCCTCGGCCCCGAGAAGGTCCTCTCGAAGATCTCCGACCTGGTGCGGTACGCCTCCGACGCCAGTCCCTACCGGTTCGTCCCGCAGGTCGTCGTGGTCGCGGAGGACGTCGACGACATCTCCGCGGTCCTGTCGTACGCGCGCGGCAAGGGCCGCGAGGTGGTGTTCCGGGCGGCCGGGACCAGCCTGAACGGGCAGGCGCAGGGGGAGGACATCCTCGTCGACGTCCGCAGGCACTGGGTGGGCGTCGAGGTCCTGGACGACGGCGCCCGCGCCCGGATCCGCCCCGGCACCACCGTCGTACGGGCCAATGCCGCCCTCGCCCGGCACGGCCGGGTCCTCGGACCCGACCCGGCCAGCGCCGTCGCCTGCACGATCGGCGGGGTCGTCGCCAACAACGCCTCGGGCATGACCGCCGGGACGACCCGGAACTCCTACCGGACCGTCGCCTCCCTCACCTTCGTCCTGCCGAGCGGCACCGTCGTCGACACCGGCGACCCGACCGCCGACGCGGAGCTCGCCCGCGCCGAGCCACGCCTGTGCGAGGGGCTGCTGGCGATCAAGGCCGAGATCGAGGCCGACGAGGAACTGGTCCGCCGCGTCCGCGCCAAGTACGCCCTCAAGAACACCAACGGCTACCGCCTGGACGCCTTCCTCGACGGGGCGACGCCCGTGGAGATCCTGCGCGGGCTGATGGTCGGCTCGGAGGGCACGTTCGGCTTCATCTCCGAGGTCGTCTTCGACACCCTGCCCCTGGACCGGCGGGTCTCCACCGCGCTGCTGTTCTTCCCCTCGCTGCCGGCGGCGGCCGCCGCCGTGCCGCGCTTCAACGACGCGGGGGCGATCGCCGTCGAGCTGATGGACGGCAACACCCTGCGCGCCTCGGTCAGCGTCGCCGGGGTGCCCGCCGACTGGGCGGAGCTGCCCAGGGAGACGGCTGCGCTGCTCGTGGAGTTCCGTGCGCCGGACACGGCCACGCAGGAGGCGTACGAACAGGCCGCCGCCGAGGTCCTGGACGATCTGGAGCTGGTCGCCCCCGTCGCCTCGGTGGCCAACGCCTTCACGCGTGATCCGGGGACGATCGCCGGGTACTGGAAGGCCCGCAAGGCGTTCGTGACCGCCGTCGGCGGCTCGCGCCCCTCGGGCACGACGCTGATCACCGAGGACTTCGCCGTGCCGCCGGCCCGGCTCGCCGAGGCCTGCGCCGACCTGCTCGATCTGCAGTCCCGGCACGGCTTCGACGCGGCCGTGGCCGGTCACGCCGCCCATGGCAATCTGCACTTCCTCCTCGCCTTCGACGCGGCCGACCCCTCCGACGTGGAGCGGTACGCCGCCTTCATGGACGAGTTCTGCAAGCTGACCGTGGAGCGGTTCGACGGCTCGCTCAAGGCCGAGCACGCCACCGGCCGCAACATCGCCCCGTTCCTGGAGCTGGAGTGGGGGCCGAAGGCGACCGAGCTGATGTGGCGGATCAAGGAGGTCATCGACCCCGAGGGGGTGCTCGCCCCGCGGATCGTCCTCGACCGCGACCCGCAGGCCCATCTGCGCGGTCTGAAGACGATTCCGAGGGTGGAGGCGGTCGCCGACCCGTGCATCGAGTGCGGCTTCTGCGAACCGACCTGTCCCAGCCACGATCTGACGACCACTCCGCGCCAGCGCATCGTGCTGCGCCGGGAGATGATGCGGCAGAGCGACGGCTCCCCGGTCGAGGCGAGCCTGCTGCAGTCGTACGGCTACGACGCCGTGGACACCTGCGCCGGAGACTCCACGTGCAGGCTGGCCTGCCCGGTCGGGATCGACACCGGGGCGATGATGAGGGACTTCCGCCATCGGCGGCACTCCCGGCGCGAGGAGCGCCTCGCGGCGCTCACGGCCAGGAACTTCCGCGCGGTGGAAGCCTCGGCCCGTCTCGCGGTCGCCGCGGCCCACCGGATCGGCGACCGGGTCGGCGACCGGCTCCTGGAGTCGGTGACGGGCCTGGCCCGCAAGGCGGTGCGGCCCGATCTCGTACCGGAGTGGCTGCCGGAGGTCCCGGGCGCGGCGGCCCGGCGGCTGCCCCGGACCCACCGCCCGGCGGCCGTCGCCGTCTACTACCCGGCCTGTGTGAACCGTATCTTCGGCGGGCCTGAGGGCCTGCGGGGTCCTTCGCTCCCCGAGGCGGTGGTGGCGCTCTCCGGCCGGGCGGGCAGGCCGGTGTGGATCCCGGACGACGTGGCCGGTACGTGCTGCGCGACGATCTGGCACTCCAAGGGGTACGAGCGCGGCAACGAGGTCATGGCCAACCGGATCGTGGAGGCGGCCTGGGGCTGGACGGCGGGCGGGCGGCTCCCGCTGGTGGTCGACGCCTCCTCGTGCACCCTGGGGATCGCGCACGAGGTCGTGCCGTATCTCACCGACGACAACCGCGAGTTGCACGCGGAGCTGACCGTGCTCGACTCGCTGGTATGGGCCGCGGACGAGCTGCTGCCCCGGCTCGAGGTGCGCCGCACGGTGGGCTCGGCGGTGGTGCACCCGACCTGTTCCATGCGCCACTTGGGCGACGAGGAACAACTGACGGCGCTGGCCCGGGCGTGCGCCGAGGAGGTCGTCGTGCCCGACGACGCGGGCTGCTGCGCCTTCGCCGGCGACCGGGGCATGCTGCACCCGGAGCTGACGGCCTCGGCCACCGCGCGCGAGGCGGCCCAGGTGACGGAGCGCCCCTTCGACGTGCATCTGTCGGCGAACCGGATGTGCGAGATCGGCATGGACCGGGCGACAGGCCGGAGCTATCAGTCCGTGCTCCTGGCCCTGGAGCGCGCGACGCGTCCCTGA
- a CDS encoding MarR family winged helix-turn-helix transcriptional regulator, with translation MSTPDADGLLAEQLLRLTRRLHRIQKQHLEPVGITPAQSRLLRTVAHYDHPPRMADLAERLEVVPRAVTSLVDGLEASGRVRRVADPSNRRVVRIELTDTGRATLRALRSARRAAAEDILAPLTVDQRDVLGGLLSALVDHVPERRC, from the coding sequence ATGAGCACCCCCGACGCCGACGGCCTCCTCGCCGAGCAGCTGCTGCGCCTCACCCGACGACTGCACCGCATCCAGAAGCAGCATCTGGAGCCGGTCGGCATCACCCCCGCGCAGTCCCGGCTGCTGCGCACCGTCGCGCACTACGACCACCCGCCCCGGATGGCCGATCTCGCCGAGCGGCTCGAAGTCGTCCCCCGGGCCGTGACCAGCCTCGTGGACGGCCTTGAGGCCTCCGGCCGGGTGCGCCGTGTCGCCGATCCGAGCAACCGCAGGGTGGTCCGGATCGAGCTCACCGACACGGGCCGCGCCACCCTGCGCGCGTTGCGGAGCGCGCGTCGGGCGGCCGCAGAGGACATCCTTGCTCCATTGACCGTCGATCAGCGCGACGTGCTCGGAGGTCTGCTGTCCGCTCTGGTCGACCACGTGCCGGAGCGCCGCTGCTGA
- a CDS encoding ABC transporter ATP-binding protein yields MRPHEESTWTPPARDPAQPKEPAQMRRILRLFRPYRGRLAVVGLLVGASSLVSVASPFLLKEILDTAIPQGRTGLLSLLVLGMIATAVMTSVFGVLQTLISTTVGQRVMHDLRTAVYAQLQRMPLAFFTRTRTGEVQSRIANDIGGMQATVTSTATSLVSNLTAVVATVVAMLALDWRLTVVSLLLLPVFVWISRRVGRERKKITTQRQKQMAVMAATVTESLSVSGILLGRTMGRADSLTTSFAEESERLVDLEVRSSMAGRWRMSTIGIVMAAMPALIYWAAGLSLQAGGPAISLGTLVAFVSLQQGLFRPAVSLLSTGVQIQTSLALFQRIFEYLDLPVDITESEDPVRLEKISGEVAFENVDFRYDREAPGRATLDSIDVTVPAGASLAVVGPTGSGKSTLSYLVPRLYDVTGGRVLLDGVDVRDLDFDTLARAVGVVSQETYLFHASVADNLRFAKPDATDEEIEAAARAAQIHDHIASLPEGYDTLVGERGYRFSGGEKQRLAIARTILRDPPVLILDEATSALDTRTEHAVQQAIDALSAGRTTITIAHRLSTVRDADQIVVLEAGRIAERGTHEELLARDGRYAALVRRDEHTNAGAVVPQNV; encoded by the coding sequence ATGCGTCCCCACGAAGAGTCCACATGGACACCTCCCGCGCGTGATCCCGCGCAGCCGAAGGAGCCCGCGCAGATGCGGCGCATCCTGCGGCTCTTCCGTCCCTACCGCGGGCGCCTCGCCGTCGTCGGCCTGCTGGTCGGTGCCTCGTCCCTGGTGTCGGTCGCCTCGCCGTTCCTGCTCAAGGAGATCCTCGACACCGCGATCCCGCAGGGCCGCACGGGACTGCTGAGCCTGCTCGTCCTCGGCATGATCGCCACCGCCGTGATGACCAGCGTCTTCGGCGTACTCCAGACTCTGATCTCCACCACCGTCGGCCAGCGGGTGATGCACGACCTGCGCACCGCGGTCTACGCCCAGCTGCAGCGGATGCCGCTCGCCTTCTTCACCCGCACCCGCACCGGCGAGGTCCAGTCCCGGATCGCCAACGACATCGGCGGCATGCAGGCGACGGTCACCTCGACCGCCACCTCCCTCGTCTCCAACCTCACCGCCGTCGTCGCCACCGTCGTCGCGATGCTCGCGCTGGACTGGCGGCTCACCGTCGTCTCGCTGCTCCTGCTGCCCGTCTTCGTCTGGATCAGCCGCCGCGTCGGCCGCGAGCGCAAGAAGATCACCACGCAGCGCCAGAAGCAGATGGCCGTCATGGCCGCGACCGTCACCGAGTCGCTCTCCGTCAGCGGCATCCTGCTCGGCCGCACGATGGGCCGCGCCGACTCGCTCACCACGTCCTTCGCCGAGGAGTCCGAGCGCCTCGTCGACCTCGAAGTGCGCTCCTCCATGGCCGGACGGTGGCGGATGTCCACCATCGGCATCGTCATGGCGGCCATGCCCGCGCTGATCTACTGGGCCGCCGGCCTCTCCCTCCAGGCGGGAGGCCCGGCCATCTCGCTGGGCACCCTCGTCGCCTTCGTCTCGCTTCAGCAGGGCCTGTTCCGGCCCGCCGTGAGCCTGCTCTCCACCGGCGTCCAGATCCAGACCTCCCTCGCGCTCTTCCAGCGCATCTTCGAGTACCTCGACCTCCCCGTCGACATCACCGAGTCCGAGGACCCCGTCCGTCTGGAGAAGATCAGCGGCGAGGTGGCGTTCGAGAACGTCGACTTCCGCTACGACCGCGAGGCGCCCGGCCGGGCGACCCTCGACTCCATCGACGTGACCGTCCCGGCCGGCGCCAGCCTCGCCGTCGTCGGGCCCACCGGATCCGGCAAGTCCACCCTCAGCTATCTGGTGCCCCGGCTCTACGACGTGACCGGCGGCCGCGTGCTGCTCGACGGCGTCGACGTGCGCGACCTCGACTTCGACACCCTGGCCCGGGCCGTCGGCGTGGTCTCGCAGGAGACGTATCTCTTCCACGCCTCCGTCGCCGACAACCTCCGCTTCGCCAAGCCCGACGCCACGGACGAGGAGATCGAGGCGGCGGCCCGCGCCGCCCAGATCCACGACCACATCGCCTCGCTGCCCGAGGGGTACGACACCCTGGTCGGCGAGCGCGGCTACCGCTTCTCGGGCGGGGAGAAGCAGCGCCTGGCGATCGCCCGCACGATCCTGCGCGACCCGCCCGTGCTCATCCTCGACGAGGCGACCAGCGCGCTGGACACCCGTACGGAACACGCGGTCCAGCAGGCCATCGACGCCCTCTCCGCCGGACGTACCACCATCACCATCGCCCACCGGCTCTCCACCGTCCGGGACGCGGACCAGATCGTCGTACTCGAAGCCGGCCGGATCGCCGAGCGGGGCACGCACGAGGAGCTCCTGGCGCGGGATGGCCGGTACGCGGCCCTGGTGCGCCGTGACGAACACACGAACGCGGGAGCGGTTGTTCCCCAGAACGTGTGA
- the mltG gene encoding endolytic transglycosylase MltG, with product MTYRSWQPEHRRRRPRLTRRGKLALLVGAAFAVAAAITVPLLLLDEDKPKPTPEKLRTLVIPEGWRAAQVYAAVDRSLGLAEGTTRGAAAARAATLTLPAAAGGNPEGYLFPATYPVASSTTPESLLRYMVDTAGKRFGTDHIGAGAQRHGLSVHQTVIIASIVQAEADTAEDMGKVARVVHNRLARGMALQMDSTLNYALGRSTVDTTHEDTRIDSPYNTYERTGLPPTPIGNPGDQAMTASIEPAKGDWLYFVTVRPGDTRFTADYAEHQANVAEFNANRRAARG from the coding sequence ATGACGTACCGGTCCTGGCAGCCCGAACACCGTCGCCGCCGACCCCGGCTCACCCGCCGGGGCAAACTCGCGCTGCTCGTCGGCGCGGCCTTCGCGGTGGCGGCGGCGATCACCGTGCCGCTGCTGCTCCTCGACGAGGACAAGCCGAAGCCCACCCCCGAGAAGCTGCGGACCCTGGTGATCCCGGAGGGCTGGCGGGCGGCCCAGGTGTACGCGGCCGTCGACCGCTCCCTCGGCCTCGCCGAAGGCACCACCCGCGGTGCCGCGGCCGCCCGGGCCGCCACGCTCACGCTTCCCGCGGCCGCCGGCGGAAACCCCGAGGGCTATCTCTTCCCGGCGACGTACCCCGTGGCGTCCTCGACCACCCCCGAGAGCCTGCTGCGCTACATGGTCGACACGGCGGGCAAGCGCTTCGGCACCGATCACATCGGCGCGGGCGCCCAGCGCCACGGCCTGAGCGTGCACCAGACGGTGATCATCGCCAGCATCGTGCAGGCCGAGGCCGACACCGCCGAGGACATGGGCAAGGTCGCCCGGGTCGTCCACAACCGCCTCGCCCGGGGCATGGCCCTCCAGATGGACTCGACGCTCAACTACGCCCTGGGCCGTTCCACCGTGGACACCACCCACGAGGACACCAGGATCGACAGCCCGTACAACACGTACGAACGCACCGGGCTGCCGCCCACCCCGATCGGCAACCCGGGCGATCAGGCGATGACGGCGTCGATCGAACCGGCGAAGGGCGACTGGCTGTACTTCGTGACCGTGCGGCCGGGGGACACCCGCTTCACCGCCGACTACGCGGAACACCAGGCGAACGTCGCCGAGTTCAACGCGAACCGGCGCGCGGCGCGAGGCTGA
- a CDS encoding NAD(P)-binding domain-containing protein codes for MNDFVAVRDIDVVVIGAGQAGLSAAYHLRRSGLEPDRDFVVLDHAPRPGGAWQFRWPSLTYGRVHGMHALPGMELTGADDRRPSSDVIGEYFTTYEDRFDLRVHRPVEVSAVREGERGRLRVETSEGTYATRALINATGTWDRPFWPRYQGQETFRGRQLHTANYPGPEEFAGRRVVVVGGGASGTQHLMEIAEVAAETTWVTRREPVFREGPFGEREGRAAVAMVEERVRRGLPPQSVVSVTGLPLTDAIRGARERGVLDRNPMFDRITPTGVAWADGRTVDADVILWATGFRAAIDHLAPLRLREQGGGIRVEGTRAVRDERVHLVGYGPSASTIGANRAGRAAVTEIRRLLDLEPAASR; via the coding sequence GTGAACGATTTCGTGGCGGTACGGGACATCGACGTCGTGGTGATCGGCGCCGGTCAGGCGGGCCTCTCGGCCGCCTACCATCTGCGACGCTCCGGCCTCGAGCCGGACCGGGACTTCGTCGTGCTCGATCATGCCCCGCGTCCCGGCGGCGCCTGGCAGTTCCGCTGGCCCTCGCTCACCTACGGCAGGGTCCACGGCATGCACGCCCTGCCCGGGATGGAGCTGACCGGGGCCGACGATCGCCGGCCGTCCTCCGACGTGATCGGCGAGTACTTCACGACGTACGAGGACCGCTTCGACCTGCGCGTCCACCGGCCCGTCGAGGTGAGCGCCGTCCGTGAGGGCGAGCGCGGGCGCCTGCGCGTCGAGACCTCGGAGGGTACGTACGCCACCCGTGCCCTGATCAACGCGACCGGCACCTGGGACCGTCCCTTCTGGCCCCGCTACCAGGGCCAGGAGACCTTCCGCGGCCGCCAGCTGCACACCGCTAACTACCCCGGCCCCGAGGAGTTCGCGGGTCGAAGGGTCGTCGTGGTCGGCGGCGGCGCCTCCGGGACCCAGCATCTGATGGAGATCGCCGAGGTCGCGGCGGAGACGACCTGGGTGACGCGGCGCGAGCCCGTCTTCCGTGAGGGGCCTTTCGGCGAGAGGGAGGGCCGGGCGGCCGTCGCGATGGTCGAGGAGCGCGTACGGCGCGGGCTTCCGCCGCAGAGTGTCGTCTCGGTCACCGGCCTGCCGCTCACCGACGCGATCCGCGGCGCCCGCGAGCGCGGCGTCCTGGACCGCAACCCCATGTTCGACCGCATCACCCCGACCGGGGTGGCCTGGGCCGACGGACGGACGGTGGACGCGGACGTGATCCTCTGGGCCACCGGTTTCCGTGCCGCGATCGACCACCTCGCCCCGCTCAGGCTGCGCGAGCAGGGCGGCGGCATCCGCGTCGAGGGCACGCGCGCGGTGCGGGACGAGCGCGTCCATCTGGTCGGGTACGGCCCGTCGGCCTCCACGATCGGCGCCAACCGGGCCGGGCGCGCGGCCGTCACCGAGATCCGTCGGCTGCTCGACCTGGAGCCCGCGGCGAGCCGCTGA
- a CDS encoding secondary thiamine-phosphate synthase enzyme YjbQ — protein sequence MSTFTTRVLTLTTGATETVTDLTSACTDFLSQAAQGRDGLLHLFVPHATAGLAILETGSGSDADLLAALHHLLPADDRWQHRHGSPGHGRDHVLPALVPPHATVPVLGGRLELGTWQSICLVDTNKDNPERQVRLSFLG from the coding sequence ATGTCGACCTTCACGACCCGCGTCCTCACGCTCACCACCGGCGCCACCGAGACCGTCACCGACCTGACCTCGGCCTGCACGGACTTCCTGAGCCAGGCGGCCCAGGGCCGCGACGGCCTCCTCCACCTCTTCGTCCCCCACGCCACGGCGGGCCTGGCCATCCTCGAAACGGGCTCCGGCAGCGACGCCGACCTCCTGGCCGCCCTCCACCACCTCCTCCCGGCCGACGACCGCTGGCAACACCGCCACGGCTCCCCGGGCCACGGCCGCGACCACGTCCTCCCGGCCCTGGTGCCACCACACGCGACGGTGCCGGTGCTCGGGGGCCGGCTGGAGCTGGGGACGTGGCAGTCGATCTGCCTGGTCGACACGAACAAGGACAACCCGGAGCGTCAGGTGCGGTTGAGCTTCCTGGGCTGA